gaaccccacctggggcaaactgatgaccttgtatctaccccagcgcttgagcacggcaaataggaagcacttaacaaataccattattattattagtagcagtagtagtagagtgcctgccccatagtaagtgcttaacaaataccattaaaaatcactggtgcttagtacagagcactgtattcaggtacttaataaatacgcaccactaataataataacaataatggtatttgttaagcgcttactttgtgccaggcactgtactaagcacttggatggatacagacaaatccagttagacacagtcgcggtcccatgtggggctcacagtctctatccccattttatagatgaggtaactgaggcacagggaagtgaagtgatttacccaaggccacacagcaggcaagcggaagaactgggattagagcccatgaccttctgagtcccaggcctgggctctatccattaggccacattgcttcccatgctgcttcactactactTTCACTCCTCACTGGGATCTTACTGacaatggagagaagggagatgtaaCAGGAATTTCCGCAGTCAGCTCTTATCTTTCTTCTGGCGGATGATGATTTGAGTTGTATCACTGAAATTTGGGGATATTTTTCACAACGTTTTCTAGTGAGAAAAATATGTTGGCGTGAAGTCACCAACTTGTTTTAGATTTCTGCTGGAACTCTGCACTGAGTGGCACCATTTCCTAAAAAGAATATAGACGATAGCTctttttaatactactactactactccatattattattattatatttgtaaaatgcttattctatgccaaacactgttctaagcattggaatagatacaagattttaaaaaaattgtatttgttaaactcttactatgtgtccagcactgttctaagtgctggggtagaagcaagttaatcaggttggacacagtccctgtcccgggtagggttcacacttttaagtcaaagggaggaggattaaatccccattatacagatgagggaagtgagaaatagtaaagtgaagtgacttgcccacgatcctacaacagacaagtggcgaagtcaggatgagaactaaggtcctctgactctcaaaggtGAGGTAGCTGTGACTTGTTCCTCTGCAGAGAAACCATTCTCCTCTTCCACTTGGTcaaaacttttctttttctttttcatctcagTCGATAACCCCAGCCCGATGGCTGAGAACAGGACTGAAGGGACCGAATTTCTCCTAACGGGTTTCCCCAGGCGGCTGGAACTGCAGAGGGTCCTTTTCTGGGTATTCCTGGTATtttacctcctcaccctggggggCAACCTGGGTATATTCGGGCTCATCCGGGTGGACACCCATCTCcagacacccatgtacttctttctctgccacctctccctcctcgaTGCCTGCTACTCTTCGGTCACCGTCCCTCAGATGCTGGTGGCCCTGAGTTCCGGCAGCGCGTCTGTCACATCTGGGCGATGTGCGGCCCAGTTCTTCCTCTTCACGCTGTTTGGCACCACCGAGTGCTTCCTCCTCGCGgtcatggcctatgaccgctatgtggccGTGTGCCACCCCCTCCTCTACGTTGCCATCATGACCCCCCGGGCCTGCTGGGGGCTGGTGTCTGGGGCTTATGCAGGGGGACAGCTCACCAGCATGATCCGCACGGGctgcaccttctctctctccttctgtaagTCTCGCCACGTGGACTTCTTCTTCTGTGACCTCCCGCCCTTGCTGAAGCTGTCGTGCACTGACACCAAGGCCCAAGAGCTGGCCATCTACCTTGTAGCTTTCTTCGTCATCATAACCACCATGGTGGTGATCCTGGTCTCCTATCTGTTCATCATCAAGGCCATCCTGTGCATCCGTTCGGCCGGCGGGAGGGCCAAGACCTTCTCTACCTGTGGCTCTCACATGACTGCAGTGGCTCTGTTCTTTGGGACTGTCATCTTCATGTACCTGAAAGGCAGTATGGGTCAGGCCCTGGAGGTGGACAAGGTGgtatctgtgttctacaccgtggtcatCCCCATGCTTAACCCCATGATCTACAGtttgaggaacaaagaggtgaaggAGGCCCTGAGGAAAATTCTCCACAGGACCAAGTTCATGAAAGGCCATAAAAGGTCAactcctactctctcctagaccctctccaatctggcttccataccgCACACTTcacccgaaactgccctctcaaaggtcaccaatgacctctttcttgccaaatccaatggctcctactctatcctgatcctcctcgacctctcagctcccttggATGCTGtctaccatccccttctcctcaaaacgttatccaaccttgccttcatggactctgtcctctcctagttctcctcttatctctctggccatacattctcagtctccttcgtgggctcctcctccccctcccatccccttacttttggggttcctcaagggtcagttcttggtccccttctgttctatatctatactcactcccttggtgaactcattcgcccccacggTTTAACTATCatgtctacacagatgacacccaaatctacatctcctcccctgttctccctccctccagtctcatatcaatcaatcaatcaatcaatcgtatttattgagtgcttactgggtgcagagcactgtactaagcgcttgggaagtacaagttggcaacatatagagacagtccctacccaacagtgggctcacagtctaaaagggggagacagagaacaaaaccaaacatactaacaaaataaaataaatagaatagttatgtacaagtaaaataaataaataaatagagtaataaatatgtacaaacatatatatatatatatatatacaggtgctgtggggaagggaaggaggtaagatgggaggatggagagggggacaaaggggagaggaaggaaggggctcagtctgggaaggcctcctggaggaggtgagctctcagtagggccttgaagggcggaagagagctagcttggcgaatgggcagagggagggcattccaggcccgggggatgacgtgggccgggggtcgatggcgggacaggcgagaacgaggtacagtgaggagattaatggcagaggagcggagggtgtggggtgggctgtagaagcagagaagggaggtgaggtaggaggtggtgaggcgatggacagcctggaagcccagggtgaggagtttctgcctgatacacagattgattggtagccactggagatttttgattcatatctcctcttgccttcaggaaatctccacctggatgtctgtccactacctaaagctcagcatgtccaagactgagctccttatcttccctcccaaaccctgtcctctccctgactttcccatcagtgtggacggcactaccatccttcccgtcccacagtcccacaatcttggtgttatccttgtctctgctctctcattcaccccacacatccaatccctcaccaaaacctgccagtctcaccttcacaacattgccaagatccaccctttccactccatccaaaccgctacctcgttggttcaatctctcatcctatcccgactggattactacatcggcctcctttctgatctcccatcctcttctctcaCACCGCTTCAGtctcttcttcactctgctgctcggattttctttcttcagaaagggttagggcatgtcactccccccctcaaaaatctccagtggttgcctatcaacctttgcatgaagcaaaaactccccactatcggcttcaaagctctctttccccctcctacctcacctcccatctccccttctacagcccatcccacacactctgctcctctgccctaacctcctcacttggccttgttctcgcctgtcccgccgtcgatccctggcccacatcctacctctggccggggatgccctccctccgcacatctgccaaactagctctcatcctctcttccaagccctactgagagctcacctccttcaggaggccttcccagtctgaacccctccttttcctttgctcctcctcccctccccaaagcccccacaccctccctgtgcccttcccccttcccctccccacaacacttgtgtatgtttgtacatatttattactctgtttactttatgaatgatgtgtatatagctaaaattctgtttatctgttctgatggttttgacccctttctacttgttttgttttgttttgttgtctgtctcccccttctagattgtaagcccgttgttgggtggtgactatacgttgccgatttgtactttgcaagcgcttggtacagtgctctgcacacagtaagtgctcaataaatacaattgaatgaatgaattaatgaatgaatacagacccAGCTTGTGACTCTTCTGAACCATCCAAAATCCACCCTACCATTTTTGCTCAAATGTCCCTTGTGCCAATGAAAAAGAGCTAGAAAAAGAGCAGACCCTATTTAGAATTGCACACTGATTGTCggagctcctccaggaggtcaaATTTGAATCTTGGGATACAGCTGTATGTCTTCT
This genomic stretch from Tachyglossus aculeatus isolate mTacAcu1 chromosome 22, mTacAcu1.pri, whole genome shotgun sequence harbors:
- the LOC119944083 gene encoding olfactory receptor 9I1-like, producing MAENRTEGTEFLLTGFPRRLELQRVLFWVFLVFYLLTLGGNLGIFGLIRVDTHLQTPMYFFLCHLSLLDACYSSVTVPQMLVALSSGSASVTSGRCAAQFFLFTLFGTTECFLLAVMAYDRYVAVCHPLLYVAIMTPRACWGLVSGAYAGGQLTSMIRTGCTFSLSFCKSRHVDFFFCDLPPLLKLSCTDTKAQELAIYLVAFFVIITTMVVILVSYLFIIKAILCIRSAGGRAKTFSTCGSHMTAVALFFGTVIFMYLKGSMGQALEVDKVVSVFYTVVIPMLNPMIYSLRNKEVKEALRKILHRTKFMKGHKRSTPTLS